A window of the Zerene cesonia ecotype Mississippi chromosome 24, Zerene_cesonia_1.1, whole genome shotgun sequence genome harbors these coding sequences:
- the LOC119836540 gene encoding androgen-dependent TFPI-regulating protein-like isoform X1, producing MADVETGLPSVSSVERRCSFHLFVRTAYHLLYFLGHNAVLCWAMYIWYKIGDASTKHPVIQNLKYLAPAFFTNWNFTFQTVFLGLSLLYDLLEWFDKHTGNVAVKIRYWRDVLFCSAVVPFTLFVTSMFWSVYAIDRELVFPTIYDEVVPWWFNHCVHTNIVVVLLLETLLQARRKPTDEKVEQTIYWGVAFAYAVVYYTIYFATHRWLYQVFGVMTWWQVCIYQIFIWGISYVFYLLQFPINRLIHGQEEEKSLEQKEDTANSVAQKSDTGKVITDLKAPPFSTRSWSLKFRSLRNQFETSRL from the exons ATGGCAGACGTAGAAACTGGCTTGCCTAGTGTATCGAGTGTTGAAAGAAGGTGTagttttcatttgtttgttagGACCGCCtatcatttgttatattttttgggGCATAATGCAGTCTTGTGCTGGGCCATGTACATATGGTATAAAATTGGTGACGCATCCACGAAGCACCCAGTAATACAGAATCTAAAATACTTGGCGCCTGCTTTTTTCACTAATTGGaatttt ACTTTCCAGACGGTATTCCTCGGCCTGTCGCTACTGTACGATCTGCTGGAGTGGTTTGATAAGCACACTGGCAATGTGGCGGTCAAGATCAGGTACTGGCGAGATGTCCTCTTCTGCAGTGCTGTGGTGCCTTTTACTTTG TTTGTCACTTCAATGTTTTGGTCAGTCTACGCGATCGACAGAGAGCTGGTGTTCCCAACTATTTACGATGAGGTGGTACCCTGGTGGTTCAACCACTGCGTCCACACCAATATAGTGGTGGTGCTTCTGCTGGAGACCCTACTCCAAGCGAGGAGGAAGCCCACCGATGAGAAGGTGGAACAGACTATCTATTGGGGTGTGGCGTTCGCGTATGCTGTTGT CTACTACACGATCTATTTCGCGACGCACAGATGGTTATACCAAGTGTTCGGCGTCATGACCTGGTGGCAGGTCTGCATCTACCAGATATTCATCTGGGGCATTTCCTATGTCTTCTACTTACTCCAGTTCCCCATCAACCGGCTGATCCACGGCCAAGAAGAAGAGAAGAGTTTAGAGCAGAAAGAGGACACTGCGAACAGCGTGGCGCAGAAGAGTGATACAGGTAAGGTCATCACGGACCTCAAGGCGCCGCCATTTTCCACAAGGTCGTGGAGCTTGAAGTTTCGCAGTTTGCGCAATCAGTTCGAAACGTCGCGGCTGTAG
- the LOC119836540 gene encoding androgen-dependent TFPI-regulating protein-like isoform X2, with protein MWRDKKIILYLKLLFHSVTILFDLGVGLVTILYFGFSGPVDLRVLSSAGSVTFQTVFLGLSLLYDLLEWFDKHTGNVAVKIRYWRDVLFCSAVVPFTLFVTSMFWSVYAIDRELVFPTIYDEVVPWWFNHCVHTNIVVVLLLETLLQARRKPTDEKVEQTIYWGVAFAYAVVYYTIYFATHRWLYQVFGVMTWWQVCIYQIFIWGISYVFYLLQFPINRLIHGQEEEKSLEQKEDTANSVAQKSDTGKVITDLKAPPFSTRSWSLKFRSLRNQFETSRL; from the exons ATGTGGAgagacaaaaaaattatattgtatttaaaattattatttcacagtGTTACTATATTATTCGATCTGGGTGTTGGTTTGGTAACCATATTGTATTTTGGATTTAGTGGTCCTGTGGATTTAAGGGTTTTATCAAGTGCTGGAAGTGTG ACTTTCCAGACGGTATTCCTCGGCCTGTCGCTACTGTACGATCTGCTGGAGTGGTTTGATAAGCACACTGGCAATGTGGCGGTCAAGATCAGGTACTGGCGAGATGTCCTCTTCTGCAGTGCTGTGGTGCCTTTTACTTTG TTTGTCACTTCAATGTTTTGGTCAGTCTACGCGATCGACAGAGAGCTGGTGTTCCCAACTATTTACGATGAGGTGGTACCCTGGTGGTTCAACCACTGCGTCCACACCAATATAGTGGTGGTGCTTCTGCTGGAGACCCTACTCCAAGCGAGGAGGAAGCCCACCGATGAGAAGGTGGAACAGACTATCTATTGGGGTGTGGCGTTCGCGTATGCTGTTGT CTACTACACGATCTATTTCGCGACGCACAGATGGTTATACCAAGTGTTCGGCGTCATGACCTGGTGGCAGGTCTGCATCTACCAGATATTCATCTGGGGCATTTCCTATGTCTTCTACTTACTCCAGTTCCCCATCAACCGGCTGATCCACGGCCAAGAAGAAGAGAAGAGTTTAGAGCAGAAAGAGGACACTGCGAACAGCGTGGCGCAGAAGAGTGATACAGGTAAGGTCATCACGGACCTCAAGGCGCCGCCATTTTCCACAAGGTCGTGGAGCTTGAAGTTTCGCAGTTTGCGCAATCAGTTCGAAACGTCGCGGCTGTAG